The genome window AGCAGCTGGTGGAGAAGGGCGTGGACATCATGCTGGCCACGGACCTCCTGCAGTACGCCTGGGAGAATCGCTACGACGTCGCGATCCTGGTGAGCGGCGACGGCGACTTCAGCTACGCGGTGCAGAAGGTGAAGAACACCGGGAAGCATGTGGAAGTGGCGGCATTCCCCAACAACCTTTCATCCGACCTGGCGCACATCTGCGACGACCGGCAGACCTTTGACCGCGACTATTTCTACGAGCTGTGGGTGACGGGGCGCAAGCAGCAACAGCCCCAGAGCCAGCAGAGCGGCGCCGTCGGCGGGCCATCGGGAGGACCGCCGCCCGGAGGAGCCGGGCGCAGGCGGCGCTATCGCGGGCGGCGCGGCGGCGGGGGCCAGGGGCCGCCCCCGCAGCAGCAACAGCAGCAGGGCCAGCCGCCGTCCCAGGGCTATGACCGCCCGCCGGGGCAGAACGAGCCCTTCTAGCGCCCCTTGTAGTCCGGCTCGCGTTTCTCCAGAAAGGCGTTCAGCGCCTCTTTGTGGTCGTCCGTCTTCATCAGCTCCGCCGTCCACTGGAGCACCAGGTAATCGGCCATCTGGTCCGCAAGGGCCACGGCCTTCCAGGTGGCGAGCTTGTTGTAGGAGACGGAGAGGGGCGGCTGCTTCGCGATGTGCTTTGCCAGGGCCATCGCCTCATCCATCAGCGCGTCCGGCGGGACGACCTTGTTGAGGAGGCCCACTTCGTAGGCGCGCTTCGCCGTGATGGGCTCCCCGGTGAGGACGAGCTGCTGCATCACGGCCAGGGGGATCCCCTGGAGCGCAAGGCGGTGGCTGCCGCCCATGATGCTCACCTTCACCTCCGGCAGAGAGAAGGTGGCGCTCTCCACCGCGATGCGCAGGTCGGACATCAGCACCAGGTGAAAGCCGATGCCCGAGGCGAGTCCGTTGACGGCGGTGATGACGGGCTTCTTCACGCCCGGCAGTCCCCACTGGTGGAACTTAAGATAGAGATCAGGGAGATCGTGGGCGGAGACGGCGGTGCCGGGAAGTCCGGCCTCGGCGCGCTCCAGGCGGTTGCGCATGTCTATCCCGGCGCAGAAGCCGCGACCCACGCCCGTGAGGATCGCGGCGCGCGCATCGCCGTCGCCCTGGAAGTCTATCCACGCCTGGGCGAGGGCGCGGGCCATCGCCGGATCGAGGGCGTTGAGCTTTTCAGGGCGGTTCAGCGTGATGGTGACGATGTGTCCCTCTTTGCGATAGCCGATGTTCTCCATTGCGCACCCCGGGAAAGAGTTGTGCGCCGTAGTATACGGCGCAATGAAAAAGGGAGGGCATTCGTCCTCCCTTTGGCCTCGTGTATGCGGTGTTTCGTCTAGCCGCCGTAGTTCAGTTTGTGGTCGCGCATGAGGATCGTCTGGTCCTCGCGGCGGACGCCCGCCTCCACCACCTGCGCCAGGAAAAGGGTGTGGTCGCCCTTGGCCAGTTCGCCCACCACCTTGCACTCCCACCAGGAGGGCGAGCTGAGGAGGAGGGCGCAGCCCGTGCCTTTGCCCTTCTCGAACTTTTCGCCGCCCAGCGTATCGCCCTGGGGCTTTTGCGTCTTGAAGAAGGTGAAGGCCATGTTCACTTGGTCCTTGCCGACGACGTTGATGGCGAAGACGCCCGACTCTTTGATGTGCGCGTGGGTGGAAGAATCGCCCTTCACGCCGACGGCCACCAGGGGCGGCTGGAAGGACGCCTGGGTGACCCAGTTGACGGTGCCTGTGCTGACATCGCTGCCGTCTTTGTTGCGGCTGGTCAGCACAAACATGCCGTAGGGGATCATGCGCAATACGGTCTTCTTGGCTGCTTCGTCCACGAGTCGCCTCCTGAGGTGGTCTGCCGATTGGGCGCGGACATTGTAGCACCGAACGCATCCGCCGACATTGAATTACCGCACCGGCGGTTTTACAATCGCCGGGCAGTCCACACACGGAGACCCCCATGAGTCCACAGCATATCCTGACGGAGAAGAAGGACGGCATCTTCACGCTGACCTTCAACCGCCCTGCCAAGCGAAACGCCTTTGTGAACGAGATGCTGCTGGAGACCTGGGAGGCCGTGAGCGCCGCCGATGTTGACCCGGAGGTGCGCGTCATCGTCATCACAGGCTCGGGTGAGGGCTTCTCCTCCGGCGCGGACGTGGACGCCTTCAAGGCGGCCTACGATGAATCAAAGCGCAAGGGCTACCAGGTGGTGGCGATAGACCAGGTGCAGTTAGAGCGCATCGCCGTCGCCTTCCGCAACATCTCGGCGCCCACCATCGCAGCGGTGAACGGCCCTGCCATCGGGCTCGGCTTCACGGTGGCCGTC of Chloroflexota bacterium contains these proteins:
- a CDS encoding NYN domain-containing protein, producing the protein MVDTRERVCIFIDGSNLYHSLEENCNRADLDFNAFITKLTKGRHLYRAYYYNILQDPERRGPAYQEQQKFLASLYAVPRLEVRLGTSKYRGEQLVEKGVDIMLATDLLQYAWENRYDVAILVSGDGDFSYAVQKVKNTGKHVEVAAFPNNLSSDLAHICDDRQTFDRDYFYELWVTGRKQQQPQSQQSGAVGGPSGGPPPGGAGRRRRYRGRRGGGGQGPPPQQQQQQGQPPSQGYDRPPGQNEPF
- a CDS encoding flavin reductase family protein, producing MDEAAKKTVLRMIPYGMFVLTSRNKDGSDVSTGTVNWVTQASFQPPLVAVGVKGDSSTHAHIKESGVFAINVVGKDQVNMAFTFFKTQKPQGDTLGGEKFEKGKGTGCALLLSSPSWWECKVVGELAKGDHTLFLAQVVEAGVRREDQTILMRDHKLNYGG